The Streptomyces laurentii genome contains a region encoding:
- a CDS encoding germacradienol/germacrene D synthase (Non-plant Terpene Cyclases, Class 1; cd00687;~active site lid residues [active];~aspartate-rich region 1;~aspartate-rich region 2;~germacradienol/germacrene D synthase (Sesquiterpenesynthase) (Sesquiterpene cyclase);~germacradienol/germacrene D synthase [Streptomyces himastatinicus ATCC53653];~identified by MetaGeneAnnotator; putative;~substrate binding pocket [chemical binding];~substrate-Mg2+ binding site), whose amino-acid sequence MAQPFVLPEFYVPYPARLNPHVEAARTHTRDWARAMGMLEGSGIWEEADLQAHDYALLCAYTHPDCDAETLSLVTDWYTWVFFFDDHFLEVFKRSRDRAGGKAYLDRLPAFMPADPAAGMPEPVQPVEAGLADLWRRTVPAMSPAWRARFAEATGHLLYASLWELDNIDEGRIANPVEYIEMRRKVGGAPWSAGLVEYAAGAEVPERVAATRPLRVLRDSFSDAVHLRNDLFSYQREVEEEGEHSNGVLVLETFLRCSTQEAAEAVNDLLTSRLQQFENTALTEVPGICLEQGLGPAEAAAVAAYTKGLQDWQSGGHEWHLRSSRYMNEGLVSGTSRPGGFGAPALGVRGLFGRAATGRLRTLTHVPREPVAPSPLPEFDLPYPLTLNPHHAEAKRRSEEWAERMGLLDGLWDRPLLDGFDLALLSAGTDPDASLEELETSARWTLWGTYADDYYPAFFGRPRDLIGAKAQTDRLKSLMSPDDPAASTPRPAGNPLERGLADLWARTAGPLTGEARQELRQAVDALLDAWLWELHGTVQHRVPDPVDYLEMRRGTYGSELTMLLPRLGRDTGLPPELFHSETVRALQGTLADFAGLLNDLFSHRKEVEVDGELHNGLLVLRTFFDCDHPTAVSLAEGLMRSRLRQYEHLKKHEVPLLYADFGLGPRGRAAFARYLRELEDWLASTLNWHRSTRRYGAEDLPAGTGAAVWRRGPRGLGTSAARLAAAYGPSAG is encoded by the coding sequence ATGGCTCAGCCCTTCGTTCTGCCGGAGTTCTACGTTCCGTACCCGGCACGGCTCAATCCCCATGTGGAGGCGGCCCGCACGCACACCCGCGACTGGGCGCGGGCCATGGGCATGCTGGAGGGCTCCGGCATCTGGGAGGAGGCGGACCTCCAGGCGCACGACTACGCGCTGCTGTGCGCGTACACCCACCCGGACTGCGACGCGGAGACGCTGTCCCTGGTCACCGACTGGTACACCTGGGTGTTCTTCTTCGACGACCACTTCCTGGAGGTCTTCAAGCGGTCCCGGGACCGGGCGGGCGGGAAGGCCTACCTGGACCGGCTGCCGGCGTTCATGCCGGCCGATCCGGCGGCCGGGATGCCCGAGCCGGTCCAGCCGGTCGAAGCGGGGCTCGCCGACCTGTGGCGGCGGACCGTGCCCGCGATGTCGCCGGCGTGGCGGGCGCGGTTCGCCGAGGCGACCGGACATCTGCTGTACGCGTCGCTGTGGGAGCTGGACAACATCGACGAGGGCCGGATCGCGAATCCGGTCGAGTACATCGAGATGCGCCGCAAGGTGGGCGGCGCGCCCTGGTCGGCCGGGCTCGTCGAGTACGCGGCGGGCGCCGAGGTGCCGGAGCGGGTGGCGGCGACGCGGCCGCTGCGCGTGCTGCGGGACTCCTTCTCCGACGCCGTCCATCTGCGCAACGACCTCTTCTCGTACCAGCGCGAGGTGGAGGAGGAGGGCGAGCACAGCAACGGCGTGCTGGTCCTGGAGACCTTCCTCCGCTGCTCCACACAGGAGGCGGCGGAGGCCGTCAACGACCTGCTGACCTCACGGCTCCAGCAGTTCGAGAACACGGCACTGACCGAGGTGCCCGGCATCTGCCTGGAGCAGGGGCTCGGCCCGGCCGAGGCGGCGGCCGTCGCCGCCTACACCAAGGGCCTGCAGGACTGGCAGTCCGGCGGCCACGAGTGGCATCTGCGCTCCAGCCGCTACATGAACGAGGGCCTGGTGAGCGGGACTTCACGGCCTGGTGGGTTCGGGGCCCCCGCCCTCGGCGTCCGCGGCCTGTTCGGGCGCGCCGCCACGGGCCGGCTGCGCACGCTCACCCACGTCCCGCGCGAGCCGGTGGCCCCGTCGCCGCTGCCGGAGTTCGACCTGCCCTATCCGCTGACACTCAACCCCCACCACGCGGAGGCCAAGCGCCGTTCGGAGGAGTGGGCGGAGCGGATGGGCCTGCTCGACGGCCTCTGGGACCGGCCGCTGCTGGACGGGTTCGACCTGGCGCTGCTCTCCGCGGGGACCGACCCGGACGCCTCCCTGGAGGAACTGGAGACGAGTGCCCGGTGGACACTCTGGGGCACCTACGCGGACGACTACTATCCGGCCTTCTTCGGGCGGCCGCGCGATCTGATCGGCGCGAAGGCGCAGACCGACCGGCTCAAGTCCCTCATGTCACCTGACGATCCGGCCGCGAGCACACCGCGGCCCGCGGGCAATCCGCTGGAGCGGGGCCTCGCCGACCTGTGGGCGCGTACGGCGGGTCCGCTGACCGGCGAGGCCCGGCAGGAGCTGCGGCAGGCCGTCGACGCGCTCCTCGACGCCTGGCTGTGGGAGCTGCACGGCACCGTCCAGCACCGGGTGCCCGACCCGGTCGACTACCTCGAGATGCGCCGCGGCACCTACGGCTCCGAGCTGACCATGCTGCTGCCCCGGCTGGGCCGCGACACGGGGTTGCCGCCCGAGCTGTTCCACAGCGAGACGGTGCGGGCGCTCCAGGGCACACTGGCGGACTTCGCCGGTCTGCTCAACGACCTGTTCTCGCACCGCAAGGAGGTCGAAGTCGACGGCGAGCTGCACAACGGGCTGCTGGTGCTGCGGACGTTCTTCGACTGCGACCATCCGACGGCGGTGTCGCTGGCCGAGGGGCTGATGCGCAGTCGGCTGCGCCAGTACGAGCATCTGAAGAAGCACGAAGTGCCGCTGCTGTACGCGGACTTCGGGCTCGGCCCGCGGGGCCGGGCGGCCTTCGCGCGGTATCTGCGGGAGCTGGAGGACTGGCTCGCGAGCACCCTCAACTGGCACCGGAGCACGCGGCGTTACGGGGCGGAGGACCTGCCCGCGGGGACGGGGGCGGCCGTGTGGCGGCGGGGGCCGAGGGGCCTGGGCACCTCGGCGGCGCGGCTCGCGGCGGCCTACGGCCCGTCGGCCGGATAA
- a CDS encoding ribosome-associated heat shock protein (RNA binding surface [nucleotide binding];~Ribosome-associated heat shock protein [Streptomyces venezuelae ATCC10712];~S4/Hsp/ tRNA synthetase RNA-binding domain; The domain surface is populated by conserved, charged residues that define a likely RNA-binding site; Found in stress proteins, ribosomal proteins and tRNA synthetases; This may imply a hitherto unrecognized...; cd00165;~identified by MetaGeneAnnotator; putative), whose amino-acid sequence MSAVRVDSWIWAVRLTKTRSQAAAACRAGHVKVNGERAKPAQPVKAGDEVRVFHGGRQRIVEVKQLLVKRVGPPAAAEAYVDNSPPPPPQEHVAVAAIRDRGTGRPTKRDRRELDALRGPRA is encoded by the coding sequence ATGAGCGCGGTACGCGTCGACAGCTGGATCTGGGCCGTGCGGCTCACCAAGACCCGCTCCCAGGCCGCCGCGGCCTGCCGGGCCGGGCACGTCAAGGTCAACGGTGAGCGGGCCAAGCCCGCCCAGCCCGTGAAGGCCGGCGACGAGGTGCGCGTCTTCCACGGCGGCCGGCAGCGGATCGTCGAGGTGAAGCAGCTGCTCGTCAAGCGCGTCGGACCGCCGGCCGCCGCCGAGGCGTACGTCGACAACAGCCCGCCCCCGCCGCCGCAGGAGCACGTCGCCGTCGCCGCGATCCGCGACCGGGGCACGGGCCGTCCCACCAAACGCGACCGCCGCGAACTGGACGCCCTGCGCGGGCCCCGCGCCTGA
- a CDS encoding phosphotransferase (Aminoglycoside 3'-phosphotransferase (APH) and Choline Kinase (ChoK) family. The APH/ChoK family is part of a larger superfamily that includes the catalytic domains of other kinases, such as the typical serine/threonine/tyrosine protein kinases (PKs)...; cl17270;~Evidence 3 : Function proposed based on presence of conserved amino acid motif, structural feature or limited homology;~Phosphotransferase enzyme family; pfam01636;~identified by MetaGeneAnnotator; putative;~phosphotransferase [Streptomyces cattleya NRRL 8057 = DSM46488];~substrate binding site [chemical binding]), with amino-acid sequence MFTASSSVTAPPRPLVRTVAAAGSGPYPVPVQGSARPPRRWAGSTIQAPSGRIDLSGPHGAQLRKAIGSVQRICPDFNAVQVLRRSGRSALIVGTTGRATAVAKCLLDHSPSWVERFRHEIASYRSFVRHRPPVRAPRLLAADPESCALVIERMPGRAAALTRHPVEAPPRADLRAALSAVVRLNAWRPPAGTFDAPLDYGARIARYHELGFFTDRDRDDLQKLLLGLAQAGGRQGMGQFCHGDALLSNILLSPAGPVFVDWEHAGWYLPGYDLATLWSVLGDAPLARRQISQLAQQAGTASRDAFLVNLMIVLTREIRTYETAVQRTIRDAPPAGSVPMPAGELSPGEEQRLLLRRLHDDCAMARRAVRAAVGTR; translated from the coding sequence ATGTTCACAGCATCGTCCTCCGTGACCGCCCCGCCCCGGCCGCTCGTGCGCACCGTCGCGGCGGCCGGTTCCGGACCGTATCCCGTTCCGGTGCAGGGATCCGCGCGGCCGCCGAGGCGCTGGGCGGGGAGCACCATCCAGGCACCGAGCGGGAGGATCGATCTGTCCGGCCCCCACGGCGCCCAACTGCGCAAGGCGATCGGTTCCGTCCAGCGGATCTGCCCGGATTTCAACGCGGTGCAGGTGCTGCGCCGCAGCGGCCGCTCCGCCCTGATCGTGGGCACCACGGGCCGGGCGACCGCCGTAGCCAAGTGCTTATTGGACCATTCACCGTCCTGGGTCGAACGGTTCCGGCACGAGATAGCGTCCTACCGCTCGTTCGTCCGGCACCGCCCTCCGGTCCGCGCGCCGCGGCTGCTCGCGGCGGACCCGGAGAGCTGCGCGCTGGTCATCGAGCGAATGCCCGGGCGGGCCGCGGCGCTGACCCGTCACCCGGTCGAGGCGCCACCCCGCGCGGATCTGCGGGCCGCGCTCAGCGCCGTGGTCCGGCTGAACGCCTGGCGTCCGCCGGCCGGCACGTTCGACGCGCCGCTCGACTACGGGGCGCGCATCGCCCGCTATCACGAGCTGGGGTTCTTCACCGACCGGGACCGGGACGACCTGCAGAAGCTGCTGCTCGGCCTGGCGCAGGCGGGCGGCCGGCAGGGCATGGGCCAGTTCTGCCACGGTGACGCCCTGCTCTCCAACATTCTTCTGTCCCCCGCCGGTCCGGTGTTCGTGGACTGGGAGCACGCGGGCTGGTACCTGCCGGGCTACGACCTGGCGACGCTGTGGTCGGTACTCGGGGACGCGCCGCTCGCCCGGCGGCAGATCAGCCAGCTGGCGCAGCAGGCGGGGACGGCCTCCCGGGACGCGTTCCTGGTGAACCTGATGATCGTGCTGACCCGTGAGATCCGTACGTACGAGACGGCGGTGCAGCGCACGATCCGGGACGCGCCGCCGGCCGGGTCGGTCCCGATGCCCGCGGGCGAGCTGTCCCCCGGCGAGGAACAGCGGCTGCTGCTGCGGCGGCTCCACGACGACTGCGCGATGGCACGGCGGGCCGTGCGCGCGGCGGTCGGCACGCGCTGA
- a CDS encoding amidase (Peptidoglycan recognition proteins (PGRPs) are pattern recognition receptors that bind, and in certain cases, hydrolyze peptidoglycans (PGNs) of bacterial cell walls. PGRPs have been divided into three classes: short PGRPs (PGRP-S), that are small (20...; cd06583;~Zn binding residues [ion binding];~amidase [Streptomyces avermitilis MA-4680];~amidase catalytic site [active];~identified by MetaGeneAnnotator; putative;~substrate binding site [chemical binding]) — protein sequence MLRSTSLRRVAPAVLLLPLLSLSGTPSATADVPVPGSLQQQFAVAAEHHGVPQSVLLAVSYLQSRWDTHGGAPSVTGGYGPMHLTDAATALAEAPHHSDATEDARGDESRPARTGAGARLPEPKTLPASLRTLERAAALSGLPAEELRTSTAANIEGGAALLAAAQRDAGLPASPDPADWYGAVARYSGADDSETAARYADDVFDVIRTGESRTTDSGQSVGLAADPAVAPATGQVARLGLRAPAKGPVECPPTVACSWIPAPYEEFGDGDYGNHDKGDRPESQSVDYIVIHDTEASWDTTLQLVQDPTYVSWQYSLRSSDGKIAQHLALKDVGWHAGNWYVNAKSVGLEHEGFLTSPDSWYTEAMYRSSARLVRYLAKRFDIPLDRQHILGHDTVPATTTSGIPGMHTDPGPYWDWAHYFRLLGRPITPSAGPHAGVVTIRPDYAANQPVYTGCEKAGQACAPHGSGAVRLYTAPSADAPLVKDIGLRPGGQPSTIDVNDVGARASTGQSFAVAERRGDWTAVWYLGQKAWFHNPAAEPTAVNARGRVLTPREGLASLPVYGRAYPEAAAYPAGVPVQAVSPLPYKLLAGQRYVVGGRTPGEYFFAPTFDTTGHTVVRGQEEYYEIQFGHRVAYVKAADVRVSES from the coding sequence TTGCTCCGTTCCACGTCACTGAGACGTGTCGCGCCGGCCGTCCTGCTCCTTCCGCTGCTGTCCCTGTCCGGTACGCCGTCCGCCACCGCCGACGTGCCCGTGCCGGGCTCGCTGCAGCAGCAGTTCGCGGTGGCGGCCGAGCACCACGGTGTGCCGCAAAGCGTGCTGCTCGCCGTGTCGTACCTCCAGTCCCGCTGGGACACGCACGGCGGCGCGCCGAGTGTGACCGGCGGCTACGGCCCCATGCATCTGACCGACGCCGCGACGGCGCTCGCCGAGGCGCCGCATCACTCGGACGCCACGGAGGACGCGCGGGGCGACGAGTCCCGGCCGGCCCGGACCGGGGCCGGCGCGCGGCTGCCGGAGCCGAAGACGCTGCCGGCGAGTCTGCGGACCCTGGAGCGGGCCGCCGCGCTGTCGGGGCTGCCGGCCGAGGAACTGCGTACGAGTACGGCGGCGAACATCGAGGGCGGTGCGGCGCTCCTTGCCGCGGCGCAGCGCGACGCGGGGCTGCCGGCGAGTCCGGATCCCGCGGACTGGTACGGGGCGGTGGCGCGCTACTCGGGCGCGGACGACAGCGAGACGGCGGCGCGCTACGCCGACGACGTCTTCGACGTGATCCGCACCGGCGAGTCGCGGACCACGGACAGCGGGCAGTCGGTCGGCCTCGCGGCCGATCCGGCGGTCGCGCCGGCCACCGGGCAGGTGGCGCGGCTGGGGCTGCGGGCGCCCGCGAAGGGTCCGGTGGAGTGCCCGCCGACGGTGGCGTGCTCGTGGATCCCTGCCCCGTACGAGGAGTTCGGGGACGGCGACTACGGCAATCACGACAAGGGGGACCGGCCGGAGTCGCAGTCGGTCGACTACATCGTGATCCACGACACCGAGGCGAGCTGGGACACCACCCTGCAGCTGGTGCAGGATCCGACGTACGTGTCGTGGCAGTACTCGCTGCGTTCCTCGGACGGCAAGATCGCGCAGCACCTGGCGCTGAAGGACGTGGGGTGGCACGCGGGCAACTGGTATGTGAACGCCAAGTCGGTGGGTCTGGAGCACGAGGGGTTCCTGACCTCGCCGGACTCCTGGTACACGGAGGCGATGTACCGTTCGTCGGCGCGTCTGGTGCGGTATCTGGCGAAGCGGTTCGACATCCCGCTGGACCGTCAGCACATCCTCGGGCACGACACGGTGCCGGCGACGACCACGTCCGGCATCCCGGGCATGCACACGGACCCGGGCCCGTACTGGGACTGGGCGCATTACTTCCGGTTGCTCGGCCGGCCGATCACGCCGAGCGCGGGCCCGCACGCGGGTGTGGTGACGATCCGTCCGGACTACGCGGCGAACCAGCCGGTCTACACGGGGTGCGAGAAGGCCGGCCAGGCCTGCGCGCCGCACGGGAGCGGGGCGGTGCGGCTGTACACGGCGCCGAGCGCCGACGCGCCGCTGGTGAAGGACATTGGTCTGCGGCCGGGCGGTCAGCCGTCGACCATCGACGTGAACGACGTGGGTGCGCGGGCCTCCACCGGCCAGAGCTTCGCGGTGGCGGAGCGGCGGGGCGACTGGACGGCGGTCTGGTACCTCGGCCAGAAGGCGTGGTTCCACAACCCCGCGGCGGAGCCGACGGCGGTGAACGCGCGCGGCCGGGTGCTGACCCCGCGGGAGGGTCTGGCCTCGCTGCCGGTGTACGGGCGGGCCTATCCGGAGGCCGCGGCCTATCCGGCGGGGGTGCCGGTGCAGGCGGTCTCGCCGCTGCCGTACAAGCTGCTCGCCGGGCAGCGGTACGTGGTGGGCGGGCGTACCCCGGGCGAGTACTTCTTCGCTCCGACGTTCGACACCACGGGTCACACAGTGGTGCGCGGCCAGGAGGAGTACTACGAGATCCAGTTCGGCCACCGAGTGGCCTATGTGAAGGCCGCTGACGTGCGGGTTTCCGAGTCCTGA
- a CDS encoding regulatory protein (identified by MetaGeneAnnotator; putative;~regulatory protein [Streptomyces avermitilis MA-4680]), which produces MTGQTNTRLADLFGLAGWSKGELARLVNRQSAAMGHPQLATDTSRVRRWIDKGEIPRDPVPRVLAALFTERLGRVVTIEDLGLVRRGRAGTRRDVKSNDNPDGLPWAPERTAAVLTEFTGMDLMLNRRGLVGAGAALVAGSTLTHAMHDWLHSNPARPGAVPRAVDPLHADPAGYDRYEAAPIGSEEIEALEHSVQVFRAWDASRGGGLQRKAVVGQLNEVGGMLAYHHPDALQRRLWGVAANLAVLAGWMSHDVGLEPTAQKYFVIAAHAAREGGDRPRAGEALSRAARQMVHLGRPDEALDLMKLATSGAGERLLPRTRAMFHTIEAWAQAAMGQGQEMRRTLGEAEELFVSDRGDEKPGWMQNFDAADLHGMQALAYRTLADHDPAAAVPAQRHARKALELRSKGHDRSRLFDNISLASAYFIGDDPDQADSYARLALLSMGDTSSHRTWQRLHEMYRLTGQYASYSKIAELREEIEVALPKAPSDTLRTGDV; this is translated from the coding sequence GTGACAGGGCAGACCAACACCCGCCTGGCGGACCTCTTCGGCCTGGCCGGCTGGTCCAAGGGCGAACTCGCGCGACTCGTGAACCGGCAGTCGGCGGCCATGGGCCACCCGCAGCTGGCGACCGACACCTCGCGAGTGCGGCGCTGGATCGACAAGGGGGAGATCCCCCGTGATCCCGTACCGCGGGTGCTGGCGGCGCTGTTCACCGAGCGACTCGGCCGTGTCGTGACCATCGAGGACCTCGGTCTGGTACGACGCGGGCGCGCCGGAACCCGGCGGGACGTCAAGAGCAACGACAACCCCGACGGGCTGCCCTGGGCGCCCGAGCGTACGGCGGCGGTCCTCACCGAATTCACGGGAATGGACCTCATGCTCAACCGACGCGGCCTGGTGGGCGCGGGCGCCGCGCTTGTGGCCGGCTCCACGCTTACCCACGCCATGCACGACTGGCTCCACAGCAATCCTGCCCGACCCGGCGCCGTCCCCCGCGCCGTCGACCCCCTGCACGCCGATCCCGCCGGATACGACCGCTACGAGGCCGCTCCCATCGGATCGGAGGAGATCGAGGCGCTGGAACACTCGGTCCAGGTCTTCCGCGCCTGGGACGCCTCACGCGGCGGCGGCCTCCAGCGCAAGGCCGTGGTGGGTCAGCTCAACGAAGTGGGCGGCATGCTCGCGTACCACCATCCCGACGCGCTCCAGCGCCGGCTGTGGGGCGTCGCCGCCAACCTGGCCGTCCTGGCCGGCTGGATGTCCCACGACGTCGGGCTCGAACCCACCGCCCAGAAGTACTTCGTGATCGCCGCGCACGCGGCACGCGAGGGAGGCGACCGGCCGCGCGCGGGCGAGGCACTGTCCCGGGCCGCCCGCCAGATGGTCCATCTCGGCCGGCCCGACGAGGCGCTGGACCTCATGAAGCTCGCCACCTCGGGCGCGGGGGAGCGGCTGCTGCCGCGCACCCGCGCCATGTTCCACACCATCGAGGCGTGGGCGCAGGCGGCCATGGGCCAGGGACAGGAGATGCGCCGTACCCTCGGCGAGGCCGAGGAACTCTTCGTCTCCGACCGCGGCGACGAGAAGCCGGGCTGGATGCAGAACTTCGACGCGGCCGACCTGCACGGCATGCAGGCGCTCGCGTACCGCACCCTCGCGGACCACGATCCCGCGGCCGCGGTGCCGGCGCAGCGGCATGCCCGGAAGGCGCTCGAACTGCGCAGCAAGGGTCACGACCGGTCGCGGCTCTTCGACAACATCTCGCTGGCCTCGGCCTATTTCATCGGTGACGACCCCGACCAGGCGGACAGCTACGCGCGTCTCGCCCTGCTCTCGATGGGCGACACCTCCTCGCACCGGACCTGGCAGCGGCTGCACGAGATGTACCGGCTGACCGGCCAGTACGCGAGCTACAGCAAGATCGCCGAGCTGCGGGAGGAGATCGAGGTCGCGCTGCCGAAGGCGCCCTCGGACACGCTCCGGACCGGGGACGTGTGA